CGACGCGTTTGACCGGACCGAGGCGTTCATCCGGGCACAGCGGTTCTCGCAGCTGCACGTTTTTCCGTACTCGGCCCGCAAGGGCACCGCGGCGGCCCGCTACACCGATGTTGTCGATGAAGAGGTCAAAGCGGCACGGGTGGAGCGGCTGATTGCGCTCTCCGCAGAACTGACAGAAGCGTACGCGCGCGGGTTTTCGGGGCGCACCCTGGAAGTGATTCCAGAAGAACCGCTGCAGCCGCAGGGAAGCGACCTGCGTCCGGGCAGCGGACCGAATGGAGAAGACGGTTTCTGGCTGGTGGGTCATGCGGACAATTACCTTAAGGTAACGTTTCCTGTGCCTGCCGGTATGCCTGCTGAGGATTTGGTCGGACAAGTGTGCGAAGTCGAGTTGACTCGTCCGGGTGCACAGCTTCAGCATGGAACGTTCGTAAGACAAATCACGTCGGACGATACCCTGCCGGACGATGATGAACCGGCGATGGAGATGAGTGTATGAAGAAGATTGAACGTGCGGCTGGCGGCCTCGTCGTTCGACAGACGACCGCAGGACTCGAAGTTCTGCTGATTGATGACGCCTATGGCCATACCGCATTTCCGAAAGGCCATCTCGAAGCAGGGGAAACCTGGGAGATGGCGGCGGTCCGCGAGATTGAAGAAGAGACGGGTATAGAGGCACGGATTCTGGCGCCCCTGGGCCGTGTTGCCTACGACATCGAGCGGGACGGACAGCCCATCCGCAAGGAGGTGCGGCTGTTCCTGCTGGAGGCGATTGACGAATCGGTTGAGCCGACGCCGCAGCAGGAAGAACTCGCGCGGGCCTATTACCTGCCCTGGCAGGACGCCGGAGCGCGCCACAACGAACGCGGGTACGACAACTGGAAATGGATTTTCGACAAAGCAAAACGGCTGTGGGAGTGGCACGAAGGCCGCTATGAGGAAGCGTGGCGCCAGCTCGATGCCGGGCAGGATACGGATGTGCTCGCGGCGAAGTGGCGCGAAGTTCAACCGTGGCTGCGCCAGCTGATCGCGGCCGTGGAAACGGAACTGCGCTGGACGGCGCCTGACATCGCGTCCGCCTGGCAGAAGGTCGAGCGCCCAGCGGAACCGGCGTTTCCGCTGACCATCGCAGACCCGCAGGCTGCTCTGCTCGGCGCCATTGAGCACACCCTGCTCAAGCCGGAAGCGAGCGTGGTCGACATCGAAAACCTGTGCCAGGAGGCACTGGCCTACAACTTCCGCGCCGTGTGCGTCAACCCGCAGCACATCGCCCTGGTCAGCGCGCGGCTGCAGGGTTCGGACGTCGTTCCCTGCGTGGTGGTCGGATTCCCGTTCGGCACCACCGACCTCGCGGCGCTGCGGGCGGAGACCGAGGCCGTGATTGAAAACGGCGCCCGGGAAGTCGATATGGTGATTCCATTCGGCTCCATGCGGGAAGACGACATCTGGCACACCTACGCGGCCGTTGCGGCCGTGGTGCAGACCGCACAGAAGCACCCGGGTGTGCGCACGAAGGCGATTTTGGAGACGCATTTCCTGACCATCGATCAACTCGTCAAGGCTTCCATCGCGGCGCTCGCGGCCGGGGCCGATTTCATCAAAACCTCGACCGGCTTCGCGCCGTCCGGCGCGCGCGTTGCCGATGTGGCTTGCATGGCAACGCTCGCTGGTGCGAGCCGCGGGGTCAAGGCGTCCGGCGGAATCCGCACCCGAGCGGCTGCGCTGAACTTCCTGCGCTTTGGCGCGACGCGCCTCGGGGCTTCATCCGGCCCGACGCTGGTCCGGAAGTAGCCGTTCCACGAGGCGGGCGAACTGTGCCGCGATGGGCCATGCCAACAAGGTGCAGACGACGTTGAAAATGGTATGCACGTTTGCCACCTGTCGGTTTGCGGGCCCGCCAATCCAGGTCACCAGGTTCGCGAATGCGTCCACAAACGGAAACGCGAGCACTGCGCCTGCCACATTCAGCAGCACGTGGGCGACGGCAACCTGCATTGCAGCGCGGGACTGGCCAATGGCGGCAATCACAGACGTCGCGCACGTGCCCACGTTGGCGCCGAGGATGATACACACGGCGCCTTCGAGTGGAATCAGCCTGTCCATCGCTAGTGCCATGGTGATCACGGTGGTGGCCGTACTCGACTGCAGCATGGCGCTGGCCAAACACCCGGTCAACAGCGCCAGCAGCGGATCGCTTCCGGCAGTCGCCAGCCATTTGGAGAACCACGCCGTGAGCGCCAGCGGGTGCAGTGCAGCCACCAGCACCTCGAGGGCAATCATGATGCCGGCAAAGCCGACAATCGCCAACCCGGCGCAGTGAAGCTTGGCGGAGCGCCTCAGCCAGCCCGTCAGGAGAGCGGCCAGCCCCAGCACAAGGGCGGGGACGGCGAACTGCCACAGGTTGAACGTCAGCAGCTGCGACGTCAGCGTGGTTCCCACATTAGCACCGAGAATGATGCCAATGGTATCTCGAAACGCAAGATTTCCGCCGGCGACGAGGCCGACCGTGATGGCCGTGACGGCCGCGCTGCTCTGAAGCAGCGCGCTGACCAGCGTTCCAGTCAAGAGGCCGCGCGTCGTCGTCCCTGCGCACTGGCGCAAGAGGGCGGGCAGCCGACCTTTGGCGAGTCCTTCCAGCCCCATCCGCATGACGCGGAGCGAAGAGACAAACGCCACAATGGACAGCACGGCGCCTGCAAGACTCCACCCCATGTCCAGCACCTCCATTCATGCTAAGGTATGTCCCAACCGCTGGCGGCATGCCTTGGCGAAACCGCTGTCATGCGGCTTGCAAGGCTTGTCCGGCGGGTTGTTCACGGGACGCGGATGGGCGTGGACGCGTTTGCGGACGAGCGTGGACGGCGTGAAATTGCCGATGTGGCGCGGGTTTTCTGGAAACCAGGAAATGGATCGGGCGTTTGACACTGGTTTTTGTGCTGTACTATAATACGTACGACCGACGATTTGCGTCTGGGTTGGAGGGAGGGAGAGAACAATGTCCGAAATCAAGGTTCGGAAGAACGAATCCCTGGACAGCGCGCTGCGTCGCTTCAAGAAGCAGACCGCCAAAGACGGGGTTTTGGCGGAAATGCGGAAACGGAAGCATTACGAGAAGCCGAGCGTTGCGCGGAAGAAGAAGTCCGAAGCTGCCGCGCGGAAAAAGCGCCGCGCGTTTTAATCATTGAAGGAGGCCGACGCATGGGATTGTCTGAGCAACTGTCGGAAGACATGAAACAGGCGATGAAGGAGAAGGACAAACTTCGCTTGTCTGTCATCCGGATGGTGCGAGCGGCCGTGAAGAACAAGGAGATCGAAACAGGTGCGGCGTTGACCGACGACGAGGTCCTTGGCATCGTGCAGAAAGAGCTCAAACAACGCAGAGACTCCCTCCAAGCGTTTGAGAGTGGCGGACGTGCCGACCTGGTCGACGAGGCGAAAGCAGAAATTGCTGTGCTGGAATCGTACTTGCCTGCCCAGCTGAGCGAGGATGAACTGCGCGACATTGCAGCGCGCATCATCGCCGAAGTGGGTGCGACAGGGAAGCGTGATACCGGCAAAGTGATGTCGAAACTGATGCCGGAAATCCGCGGCAAAGCGGATGGAAAGCTTGCACAGCAGGTCGTGCAGACCCTGCTTCCATAGACTTCGCAAGGAATCAACCGAAACCGCGTAACAAAGGGGCTGTCTGAGGCACAGAGTCGTGTCCTGGCAGCCCCTTTTGTTGTCGTTGTACTAGCTTGCCTGTCCCCGTCATATCCATGGATCCGAGGGGGGACGGTTATGCGGGCATTCGGCAAACGAATCAAGCAGACGGCATCCGAGTTGTTTTCGTTGCCACCGGATACGCTGCTCGACATACCCCGGCTCAGTTGCCTGAACGCGGAAGAAGTCGTGATCGAACACATGGTGGCGTTGGAACACGTATCCGACACCGAACTGGTCGTGAACCTTGGCGAACAGACCGTCCTGATACAAG
Above is a genomic segment from Alicyclobacillus cycloheptanicus containing:
- a CDS encoding YabP/YqfC family sporulation protein encodes the protein MRAFGKRIKQTASELFSLPPDTLLDIPRLSCLNAEEVVIEHMVALEHVSDTELVVNLGEQTVLIQGRDFVVTLLTSQEIHMKGQVDSITYQRHGRASR
- a CDS encoding GatB/YqeY domain-containing protein, which codes for MGLSEQLSEDMKQAMKEKDKLRLSVIRMVRAAVKNKEIETGAALTDDEVLGIVQKELKQRRDSLQAFESGGRADLVDEAKAEIAVLESYLPAQLSEDELRDIAARIIAEVGATGKRDTGKVMSKLMPEIRGKADGKLAQQVVQTLLP
- a CDS encoding Na/Pi cotransporter family protein produces the protein MGWSLAGAVLSIVAFVSSLRVMRMGLEGLAKGRLPALLRQCAGTTTRGLLTGTLVSALLQSSAAVTAITVGLVAGGNLAFRDTIGIILGANVGTTLTSQLLTFNLWQFAVPALVLGLAALLTGWLRRSAKLHCAGLAIVGFAGIMIALEVLVAALHPLALTAWFSKWLATAGSDPLLALLTGCLASAMLQSSTATTVITMALAMDRLIPLEGAVCIILGANVGTCATSVIAAIGQSRAAMQVAVAHVLLNVAGAVLAFPFVDAFANLVTWIGGPANRQVANVHTIFNVVCTLLAWPIAAQFARLVERLLPDQRRAG
- the deoC gene encoding deoxyribose-phosphate aldolase, which codes for MKKIERAAGGLVVRQTTAGLEVLLIDDAYGHTAFPKGHLEAGETWEMAAVREIEEETGIEARILAPLGRVAYDIERDGQPIRKEVRLFLLEAIDESVEPTPQQEELARAYYLPWQDAGARHNERGYDNWKWIFDKAKRLWEWHEGRYEEAWRQLDAGQDTDVLAAKWREVQPWLRQLIAAVETELRWTAPDIASAWQKVERPAEPAFPLTIADPQAALLGAIEHTLLKPEASVVDIENLCQEALAYNFRAVCVNPQHIALVSARLQGSDVVPCVVVGFPFGTTDLAALRAETEAVIENGAREVDMVIPFGSMREDDIWHTYAAVAAVVQTAQKHPGVRTKAILETHFLTIDQLVKASIAALAAGADFIKTSTGFAPSGARVADVACMATLAGASRGVKASGGIRTRAAALNFLRFGATRLGASSGPTLVRK
- the rpsU gene encoding 30S ribosomal protein S21 — translated: MSEIKVRKNESLDSALRRFKKQTAKDGVLAEMRKRKHYEKPSVARKKKSEAAARKKRRAF